In the genome of Halapricum salinum, one region contains:
- a CDS encoding bacterio-opsin activator domain-containing protein: MEQHEPLARLTLDTLPMNIAVLDGDGTILFTNRSWDEFGEESADATGSNYFAGIDMAGDETASKAVDGIRSVMDGEQSLFSLEYPCDTADGSKWFLMRVVPLSEDGEEVVVAHTDITERKLAELRAQERARELQAERQRLEHLISRVNGLVRDVMAALMGAETSDDVRTAVCEQFVAAEPYVQAWIADVDLRTGGLVGVAGAPDAPTDVEIGQQTPDDPVARATETTELQVVSAMEEVPESSVHQKLCPDAKAMAALPLVADDSLYGILVVYADESDAFDERERVILEALGRTVATAINAIERKRLLTADTVVEVELEIADRGAFVFDLSRDLDCELTYGGAVPQDEDTYLLFFTASGCATQALLEQASEYPEISAAAHVSDFESGSFFEFEVADPPIVSTLASHGGRTRSITVSKGVARVEAELAGDANVRALVDALSETFESVELVAYRERERPTQTREEFVSQLMAELTDRQRTALQKAFVGGFFEWPRATSGEELAASMDISPSTYHQHLRAAQRKLVTQIFDG, from the coding sequence ATGGAACAGCACGAACCGCTCGCACGGCTGACACTGGATACGCTCCCGATGAATATCGCCGTCCTCGACGGTGACGGGACGATTCTCTTTACCAACCGGTCCTGGGACGAGTTCGGCGAAGAGAGCGCCGATGCGACGGGATCGAACTACTTCGCTGGAATCGACATGGCCGGCGACGAGACGGCGTCGAAAGCAGTCGATGGGATTCGCTCCGTGATGGACGGCGAGCAATCGCTGTTCAGTCTCGAATACCCCTGTGACACGGCCGACGGCTCGAAGTGGTTCTTGATGCGAGTCGTCCCGCTCAGTGAAGATGGCGAGGAAGTGGTCGTCGCGCACACCGATATCACCGAGCGGAAACTGGCGGAGTTACGCGCTCAAGAGCGTGCCAGAGAGCTGCAGGCCGAGCGCCAGCGGCTGGAACATCTCATCAGTCGCGTCAACGGGCTCGTCAGAGACGTCATGGCCGCGCTGATGGGTGCTGAAACGAGCGACGACGTTCGGACAGCGGTCTGTGAACAGTTCGTGGCCGCCGAGCCATACGTCCAGGCGTGGATAGCCGACGTCGACCTGCGGACCGGTGGGCTGGTCGGCGTCGCAGGCGCTCCCGACGCACCGACCGACGTCGAGATCGGCCAGCAGACGCCGGACGATCCAGTCGCCAGAGCCACCGAAACGACGGAGTTGCAGGTCGTGTCTGCGATGGAAGAGGTGCCCGAATCGAGTGTCCATCAAAAACTCTGCCCCGACGCGAAGGCGATGGCGGCACTTCCGCTGGTCGCCGACGACTCGCTGTACGGTATTCTGGTCGTCTACGCCGACGAATCCGACGCCTTCGACGAGCGCGAGCGGGTGATCCTCGAAGCGCTCGGGCGGACAGTCGCCACCGCGATCAACGCCATCGAGCGCAAGCGCCTGTTGACTGCAGATACTGTCGTCGAGGTCGAACTGGAGATCGCCGATCGAGGGGCGTTCGTCTTCGATCTCAGCAGAGATCTGGACTGTGAACTCACCTACGGCGGGGCCGTCCCGCAGGACGAGGACACCTACCTGCTGTTTTTCACAGCGAGCGGGTGTGCTACCCAGGCGTTGCTGGAGCAGGCGAGCGAGTATCCGGAGATCAGTGCGGCCGCACACGTCTCGGATTTCGAGTCGGGATCGTTCTTCGAGTTCGAGGTGGCCGATCCACCGATCGTCTCGACGCTGGCGTCTCACGGCGGTCGGACCAGATCGATCACCGTCTCGAAGGGGGTCGCTCGCGTCGAGGCCGAGCTCGCCGGCGACGCCAACGTACGGGCACTGGTCGACGCCCTCTCGGAGACGTTCGAGTCGGTCGAACTGGTCGCCTACCGCGAGCGCGAGCGGCCCACCCAGACCCGCGAGGAGTTCGTCAGCCAGTTGATGGCCGAGTTGACCGATCGCCAACGGACCGCCCTCCAGAAAGCATTCGTCGGCGGGTTTTTCGAGTGGCCACGAGCGACTTCGGGCGAGGAACTGGCGGCGTCGATGGACATCTCCCCGTCGACCTACCATCAGCACCTCCGTGCCGCCCAGCGTAAGCTTGTTACCCAGATTTTCGATGGCTGA